Genomic segment of Ailuropoda melanoleuca isolate Jingjing chromosome 1, ASM200744v2, whole genome shotgun sequence:
GCTTGGGGCCGACCGTCCCCTCCCCAGACCCTCAGCACAACAGGCTTTTAGGAGGCACGACACGCAGCTCTGCACAACCGccaaacaccccccccccgcgCTGCCCAGGAGCGTCCCCGGAGGGGGAGCCATCGCCTACAGCGCAGCCGGAGGAGGCGGGCCCGCCGCAGCCCGCACGTCCCGGCCCCTCCCGGCGGCTGGCCCGGCCCCCGGGGAAGCCCCCTTCGCCCCACCCCGGGCCAGGGCCCGCCCCCAGCTTCCCCGGCCTCCTTCCTGTGGGAAGTGCGGCTCTTTTCGCGTCCCCCGCCCTCTCGGCTCCGCCTGGCAGCAGCTCCACGGCCGAACGCAGGTTGGGCCggcgaggggcacctgggaccCCAAGCTCGCTCGTGCACAAACAGGCCCGGCTCCGCCAGCGGGCCTTGCCTGGGCAACAAGCCGCCGCCTGCCCTCTCGCCACGGGCGAGGTCCTACCTCGCCACCAGTAAGTCTTGGACAAGTCGTGCCAGGTCTGATGCCGGGTGTGGTGAGTGCCGCCCGGGCCCAGGTGCGCCGCCTCGATGAGCCCCCGGCGCCGCTCCGGCTGCAGCACCACCTCCAGCTCCGCGAAGGTCTTGCGGTGCCGCTGCCGTCGCTGGTAGTATAAAGTCCCACCGCGCACCACATAGCAGGCGGCCGCCTTGCGGATTTTACGCTTGACATTGCCCTCGGTGCCCGGCGCATACGGCTCACGCTCGTTTGTCAGGTAGCGAAGAATGGCTCGGTAGCTTTCCTCGCTTGACATCGCTGACGGCGGCTCCCTGAGAGCGCCTGTcagtggtgggggaggaagaCAGCACACTAGCTCCGGGCGGATGCAACAGTGGCGGCGGCACTGTAGGGAGGAACGGCTGTATCAGTGGTGAGTGCTCTTCGACGGCGCCCGCAGCGCGAAGGGAGAACGGACGAATTGGTAACCAGGGGGAACTGCACTTCTCCAGCGCGCGGGATCCGCTGGCGACTGACAAAATGGCTGCTGCACCACCGGAAGTGACGTGATCAAGGGCAGTGGGTGAGGGGACTGAGTCCTGATTGGAGCGCACTGGCTTTCTGGCTTGATGAAGCCGACCAAGTGACGTCAGGACTGCGGGCGGACATTTTGGAAGCGGGTAGGCCCTTCCTGGGAGACCGAAGTAGCTTCGATCAGACATCTTAAGTCCTGGcaatttccctttttgtttttcccctttcccatgCTCTGAGCACGTGTAGGAGTTGGTGGGCTGTTGTTATCTTGTCCGAGGTACGCCAAGATAGAGAGGGGTCTGTTTTTCGCCCTCCTGCCTTCTGAGATACCCCGACAACATAAAAGCATCAGACTTTGAGGCTCTTAGTAAAATGTAAGCTTGTGGACACAAGACCAAAGACAGCCTCATACACATGTAAATGTGGTTTCCAGTTAAACGTTTAAAATCCAAGTCCCTCAATGATAGAACTTACTGTAATTTCTAAACTTACACTGTGGGCTCCAAATCACCCATGGAATAGTCTGTATTTTTCTGGAAACGATCGTCGCACACACGGgcagttttctgtatataaaggTAACGATGTTGGCAACGAGTAGGGAAGAGTAGCTAGCACTCTTACACCTTCATTTGCACGTATTTTTACATAAACTTGGCGGGGGGGAATTCTCCATTTTACAGCCAATATTTACCGAATGCACAAAAAGGCTGAGGCGACTTGAAATGCATTTTCCAGTGTGCATTGTGGGTCCTATTTCACATTTTTAGCGAGTAGCCCAGAGTGGTGGCCGCTGTCATCCTTCCGTGGGTTTAATCTGCAGCGCAGACAAGACCACAGGCCTATGACATCCTACTTCACAATGGGTCAGGCACTGACAGTGCTTTGCTGGCGCCTGAGAACTGCAGGccaacccctcctccccagcctggagTCTGTAGTCGCTGCGTGAGGCTCTTTGACCTTGTGGAGACAGGTTAGGGGCAGACAACAGGTGAATACACTGGGCTCAAAAAATAGGATGCATTCAGTCTCTGTGGTACTTGTGGGTGGAGGTTACAGGAATTAACAGATGGCCTAGATACTTGAGGCAGCATCCTTGAATGACTCTGGCTGTAGGTGCGTGAGCTACCACCAGACCTGGGATTTACTTAGGGTCGCTCAATCCACAGACTGAGATAgctgaggaagggaggaggaattAGAATGTGGCGAtgcgccccctcccctccttggagTGGGGCACGCAAAGCAGATACCCAAATCAATTCTTGAACTGTGCGCTGGGTTAGCACCATCACACTTCAGCTGTGAAATCgactctaaatttaaaaaatagatttaaataaaaacaagtcgTGGTGATGGGTAAGAAAAACTTAAATCTCCCTACACCCAACTgtgccaaaaacaaaaccaaacctgtGAAAGCATTGAGAAGCCCACCATACTTGGATTtgcctctgtgactttgggccaaTACAAAGAAAAAGGTCTTACAGAAGGTCTAATTGGTCTAAAAGCTAAACTTGCCATCCTCCTAAAACAggtatttagtattttatttctagctCCTGCCGGGCACAGGCTACCCAGTAATCAAAGGTAATCAGAACTGgcactttcattttataaaaatgtaagtcagaaaagctctttaaaagaacattttttatgtCCAAAATTTAGAAATCTATAGCTGATTTCACGTTGGGTATTTTGATTGGTTATGCTTTCCTTGTTCATAGCTAAGTAACAGTCTTACTTTCCCAGTAATTTCATTAACactaccacaataaaaatttttccccaaaatctTACGTTTCTAAGCAAGTCAATGTATCTTGCtatatttaaaattgatttcacatatatttttagttttcaagtTCCCCAAAAGGACTATTTATTCCCTACACCTAGTACAATGTCTGAATTTAACATCATCTAGACAGATCATCAGTTCCATCACCTTGGATAGAATGTAGGTGTATGTGTAGAGGGGGTGGGATGTGTGATTTTTACCCTCACCTAAGTATTCTATGTGTAAAAGCATGTTTCTCAAACAAGGCTGTGGCTTGTTCACTGTTGTAGTCTTCCGACTTGACAGCGTGGTACACAAGATGACCTACTTTCTACAAAGTGCAaccctagtcttttttttttttaaagatttcctatttatttatttgagagaaagtgcaaACAGAGCAAATGGGgacatgagttgggggagaggcagaagcaggctccctgctgagcagggagcccaatgcaggctcaatcccttgacctgagccaaaggcagatgcttaactggctgagccatgcAGGGGTCCTATTCTTAACATAAATTATTACTCCTCCTCACCACATTTTACGCAGAAGTATTTCTTGAACATCaggctacaatttttttttcttttttgcaatttTAACTATGGTTCTAATTCCCAGCTCAACAAAATATCTTggaaatttaaaagcatattCTACTTATGTGCTGATGAAGTTGTACTCTTCATTTAAGCTTAGTTTCTGGAAGCAAGAGATTAATAGTACAGGTGAAGTTTTAAGCAACTAATGGTAAGAGGTGAAATACCAGTGAACAAAAGGCAAGCCCAATACAAAATTAATGTGTCTACCATGGAAAGGGTAACTcaacaagaaaataattcattaaaaatatttagtattacaGGTAGGCCCAATAAGTTGTGTTTTGAGAGTGAAAAACACCACAGTCTAGTTATAGTcagatgtttatttaaaaatctgatccACCAATTTAGCGTTTTCCACCAACTCGGGGTGCAGAAACCTTCACAGGCTTCACAATCTTTTGCTTAGGTGCTGCCTTCGTGGGAGCCTGTAAAAAAGGTAACATGTCATGTGGCATTATTCCATGCAACTTTTTAAATCACCTCTTTCTCGTATCCAGATTCTCTCTGCATTCTAggttttccttattatttaacTACATTTCTAATATTAAGAGTTACCCTCCCTCTGAGAAGTTAGAAGTCCACTTCtatatatgtaaatgaaagacaaagatatTGTCACAGACTGGAGGGGTTAAATGAGGAGACACAACTGAATGCAGTGTGGGATCCTGAACTGTcagtagaacagaaaaaggacattagtcaCCAGACACCAATGGCTTTGAAAATTTTACTGTAGTTATCTAAATTGATAACATTGAGAAAAGCTGGGCAAACTCTGtactattatttaaaactttttaaaataaactttagaagCAAGAGCCACCTTTACTTTCTCCTTCCCTAATTTTTGTCTGGCAGAGGGACCTCTGAAATCACCCACCCGAAACCAGTTATGAACATCATTTTCATTGGAGCCTTgcaataaattccttaaaaactcGAAACTTTCATTAACCACaatttggattaaaaataaattttcctgttatttattatttatctatttattttttaaataatttctacacccaacgtgaggcttgagcTCACACAatcccaagatccagagtcacatgctctaacgagtgagccagccagtgcccctcctgttattttaaataagaaatccaAGACAATCTCACAATTACCTTAGCAGCAGCCATTGCTGTCTTTTTAGATGCTTGCTTAGCCTTTTTTGCTTCCTTGGCAGCCCTGTGGAGTTAAAAATAACTTAAGGCAAAGTGTTTTACTCCTTAAGAGTAGTTTATTAAACAAGGAGTTAGAGTGTTTTGGAAAAGAATTATCATATTCCTTCCCCATCTGCCAGTTATTTGTAGGATAAATCCAAAGGGTTTGTCAATAAATGTCATTAACTACCAAGTAAGCTTAACATAGATTAGAAATTATGCAGTAGCTTTAATTGCATATAGAATTTCAACAAATCattaagtatatattataaaCTTCTGCATTATTAAACTTCAATATTTATGACTGGCAATTTCTATATAGATGCagtattaaaacacaaaataacatcAAACTAGAGTCCTATGCCTATAAATCCAAACATAACCAAAATCCATCCCAACAGCTGAAATGCTCATACTGAAGGCTTCCTCACCTGATGGCCTGTTCTCGTTGAGCCTTCCTAACTTCAGGTTTCTGGTTCCTCTTGGCCATTATATCAGCAAGAGATGCACCAGTGATGGCCCTCTGGAATTTGACTGCACGGCgggttcttttcttttgaatttcttcctacaaaacaaaaagatgggaGCATAAATATGAACCTTGCTTCATGAACATGggagaaacaaaatcttaagatttgtatttatttgtcttagTGCATTTGGGCTGCTACGACCAGAATGACTGATCTCACCTgatcaacagcattttttttttttataagggcactattcccattcctgagggcagagcctcCCAAAGGTCTCACCTCTTAGTATCATCACATTGGGGTTAGATttcaccatatgaattttaggggtaTACATTCAGATCATAGCAATATTCAACAAAAACAATTCATGTAACcatttggaaagaaatatataaagaatatatgtaaaatactgcAATAGGCAGATAAACTTTCCAATTATAGACTGGTTATCTCTCACAAatccattttttattaaagacaaaaatcacgCCATGTATTGTGTAAGACCgataaatcacagacctgtaccactgaaataatacattatatgttaaaaaaaaagtctatttaaaaaaaaaagataaaaatcaaactgATGAAGTTAACTAGTGGTACTtctaaagtgattaaaaaaaaaaaaaaaatttatttatttgagagaaagagaggggagcacgtgtgtgtgagtggggtggggaaagagtCCGAAGCAGAAAGCAGAGTCTGAACTTGGGAGCCCAGCACGGCTCCATTCCAaaaccatgagaccatgacctgagcgggaaccaggagtcagatgcttaacccactgagacacccaggcgcccctcttcaaaAGTGATTTCAGTAAGACTGTTTATGGTAAAgaatttactttttgaaaaaatttatcaAACCTCAACTCACCtatgttatttttacttaaagTACTGTCACTGGAAGAAATAATCAACTGGAAATGATTTATGACAGGAAAGCTACTAAGTATTAGTGGAAAGTCCAGGAATCAAGACAGTACAATTCAAACTTTTGCTAATAAAAGTTATGCAACATTAACCATCTTAAAGCATTTGTAAGTGTGTAACTCAGTGGCATTAAGAACATTCACAACGTTGTGTGCAACCATCACCGCTATTCATCTCTATacctttttcatcattccaaattCCACATCCATTAAATAATCATCCCCCATTCCTCCTTTCCCCtgcccagcctctggtaacctcTATTTCGTCTTTATGGATTTGCCACTATAGGTACCGCATAAAggtagaatcatataatattcgTATTTCNtgtatttgtatttgtatttctgtgtttcaaTTAGCATAAagtcttcaaggtttatccatattgGCTAGTTACCAGCTttttaaagctgagtaatatNCGTATTTCTGTGTTTGGcgtatttcaattagcataaagtcttcaaggtttatccatattgGCTAGTTACCAGCTttttaaagctgagtaatattctactgtatgtaacattttgttatccattcacccacttatgggccatttccattttttggctattttaacAGTGCTATGAACACTGGCATAGATAGCTGTGTTAAGTTCCTGTTTACAGTTTTCTTGGGTGTATTTCtagaagtggggttgctggatATAGttccatttaactttttgagaaaatgtgAAACCATTTCCACAATGCTTGTACCATCTCACATTCAGCAATGCACaagttctaatttctccacagcctcaaCAACACTAGTAACCGCCCCACCCCTTTTGGATAAGGACTATGCTAATAGGTAATGTCAGATCTACTTTTAAgttagaaataaatgtttccttcCCCTGAACTCCCACAATATCTAGTGATGTCTTTCATCATCATGTTTTAGTGAACACCAAGAGGTGTTCACTAAAATATTCCCAGCCTCCTGAATACGAATCCTACCGCCATGGCACTAAAACCTTTCCTCAAAAATCTCCATCAAGCTAAACAGCGCTTCaaaaaaaaacattcagtcttGAGAACAAACTAGTATGCTGTAAGATTCCACTGATATCCTTTAGGACTAATCCTATAAACATATTCAAAACCAAGTTACCATACTATTTAATTTCTACCCACTGGAACCCCTTAATTACTTCCACAGTGCCTTATAACTCAAGTGTGCCTAATATAATTTATCGGACTCTGGCAAGGGGATGCTTTCGAATTTCAACTCCACGTTCCTGTGAGCCTACAATGTATAAGGAGACTTATAACATTTTCACTGTTTGATGCTTTACAGTTTAAGAGCGCTTTCACAGACTGTCTCATTTACTACAATTTTACAAAGCAGCCAGTGACGCTCAGTTTAAACTTGAGAGCCCCACAAGATCAAACTGTATTTTACTTACCGACTGTCCCTTTTTGTGCTTTCTCCTGTAGAGGACAGTCCAGTTTATCTGCCGAGGATTCCTCTTGGAAAGGAATGCGGATTCGCATTTTGCGTTAAGAAACTGGAAAACCTGTAAAAAAACGAGTTCAAAGCTGTCACCTACTCAATTAAACAACGCAGGAGGCTGCGTTTGAAACTCTTAATACTCCAGTTCTATCCCCTCATCTGGGCCACAGAGACCAACAGCCTTTTGTCACACAACTGGCAGGGAGGTTTGTCTCTGAGGTTTGTCCTGTCTTACACAGAAAGCAGGGAAACCTAAGCTCACATCACAGAAAAAAGGGCGGGATAGCAAATTCCAGGAGGTATTAGCTCCGGTCCCCACCGGGATTAAGATGATCTAATGCCCATAAAATAGCCACATACTTCGGTGGTCCATTGCCCGGGACATCTGAGCTACCCAAACTCCTTTATTTCCGACCTGATTCACACTAGATCAAACCTCAAGAACGGTTCACTTAGAGGCTTCTGATCCTAACCACCACTGCACACGCGGTCCCCGAAACAAGCCTTTCAGGGACCAAGAACGATGCGGTAAATGAACACGCTTAGACCGAATCAGACTGGTCTCTCCTCTTAAGAGCACAAGATGCGTTTGGGCGACGTGGCCTTTCACCTTCCCGTCAGTCCTGGCGTAGCGCCTGCCATGTCCGGGGTAAATCTTGTACCCACTGAAACTGCACAGCTCGACCCtgtaacaaaaagcaaaaacccatTAGGGAGAGTGTCTACGGCAAGGAGAAACCAAGCCCCGGACGCGGGAGAGGTGCTCTGCCCGAAGATGAAAGCGGATTGAAGCCCAGGGTTCTTGCTCACTTCATAGCTGCAGCAGCCGGGAGCAAGGAAAgatgatgaagagaaagagaggatcaTGGGAAGAAGCCTTATAAGGCAGCAGAGCAATCTCCTCCCCCATTTCCCTTCGCTAACCCCGGCGTTCCGTGATGACGTCTATCTCGACGGCCTCCTTCCTCTAGAGGCGGAACCGGTTCAGGGAGCTAGAGAGAAGTTGACCGTCGCTTAGGTAGGCAGCTGGTTGTTTTCTGAGTCATTCTCTCTCTCGCGGTCAAGTGTCCCAGAGTCATCGTCCTGCTTCACAGAATGTGAACTCTGTAGTTTAGTGACGTACAGACAATACCCACAGGTAAAACTTGAAGTCACATTTTGCCTTCCGTGTTGGCCTATTTCCTCaaccaacaaaattaaattttaatcgtttcacttttggaaaataataatgacatcTGAACTGTCTCCCACGCCTTGCTAATCGAATTGTACATGACGGCGCCTTGCATTAATTATGATTAACATTCATTGAGTTCTCTTTCTGTGCCAGGAATTATGCTAAATCATTTACATACATTAGTTTATTCAGTTTACAAAATCCCTACTAAGTAACCAATGAAGCACTTTAAAATGACAACTCCCTGTCTGGGAAGAGCTAGGTTTCAACTTCTGCCTATTGCAGCCCAGGGGCGGGTGGTTGCACAGAGAAGGGCAAAGCTTTTGTCTGGAGGTTTGGAAAAGGGAGCTCTGGCCAAGCCCGCTGGGAAGGGCCAATGCTTCAATCGCTTGAGCCCTTCCTTTCGTGACGCTAGAAACTAGCCTATGTTGAAAGATGGCAAGAGACAATCCTTGAATTGTGTGTTGGAGTATTTGACTAGGAAACAAAATGTAATGATTGATTGATGCTGCCTATATAAGCCGCTCACTCTAAAAAGGATCTTTTAGTAGATAGTTGAAAAGATTTGTAAAGTCCGGTAACAACTGATGTTAAGAAAGCTGTACAGTTATGTTGGAACAAGCCTCAAGAATGAATTAatggacacctggctggctcagtcagtggagcatgcgactcttgatcttgggattgtgagtttgaacTCTACTTTgggtgaaaaaattttaaaaaaaatgaattaatagagATCAGCATGGAATCAAAAAGCAAAGAGGAGGAATTTGACAGTCTGACCGACTCTGACCAGCTTTTCAGAATAACTGGTATATTTGGAAGACATTGTCTAAATAGACTATAGACAGATAGACGCCTCAGGCTTCCATGGCTTGATGAACTTAGTCAACTCTTGACATTCATACAGTTCTTTTGGTTTTAAATCACTGCTGATTTAACAAATgtttgatcattaaaaaaaaaaaagagagagagagaagaaaaccaccTGGCTTCTACAAGCTCCAAGGCACAGCTGGATATGAGTAGAGGATGGAGTCAAGATTTACAAGCAGAAATTTGGTCCACAGAACCCCAGAGTTTATAGTACCTTCCCAAGCATTttaggaagatttttattttactggttTTCAAAATTAAGTTTGGCCCAAGTAGCTCTgtggaggaaaagcagaaaacCAGATCTTAGGGATTTTAGCTCTTTTACCCTTTCTGGAGGGCATTCTTGAGCTGACATTTCAGGGTTCTTTGTAACACATTGTGTGTCTCACACCTTAAATTGTGCTCAAATACTCTTAGAATAAGAAAAAGGTACACAGAAGCCccttaaagtattttatatagtGTCATAAGACACAACTTCCAACACTATCCATAAATTTTTGGTGACTTTATCCTtacattctctttaatttttctatttggagcctaatgtagggcttgaacttacaaccctgagatcaagacctgagctgagaccaagagttggacacttaagcagttgagccacccaggcaccccattacaTTCTCTTTTATAGACAAAAGACTCAGCCGTCCttccttctcatttattttcttatggagCAATATTGAACCAAAGTTGGCCTTCTTCTCAGCCTCCTATACCTCCTGAGAGCAGAGCATTCTTCTGTTCATTGCTTCTTCACCTTTTACATATACTTGCTGTATTCGTTTTCTGTGGtcgctgtaacaaattaccacaaacttggtagcttaaaaGTTCAGGAATACATTCTTTCAGTTCTGCAGGCCAGAAGCCTAAAATGAGTAAAATTGGGCTGAAATCAATGTACCCTTGCTCCAGACTCTGGAAGCTCAGGGGCAGAAAATGTTCCTTGCTTTTCAGTTTCCACTGAGATAAACCCTCTTGAATTCCTATCCCATAGAAACTATGAgatcataaatgtttgttgttgtaaACTACTATGTTTAGGAATACTTTGTTGACATAGCAATAGATAGTTAATAGAAGAAGTAAGGAAATTGTGAATATGGGAACTTAGTGAATAATGATATCATTTGTCAAAAGGACAGATAAGAGAATGGAACATGTTTGTGGGGGAAAGGGTCAGTTTTGCAAAGTCAGAGCTCAAGATGCCCATAACACAATAAGGTGGAGCTGTGTTTTAGGACATTAAACAAGTTCAAAGGAGTGTTTGGAATAGGATATATTTTAAGAGTAATGAATATACAGGTGATAGAATATGTGTGATGATATCACCTAGTGTTACAGGCTGGCTTCTTTGGAAGCATTTCCTGAGACTCTGTTTAGGATGGGGTGCCtagctggttcagttggtagaacatgcgactcttgatcttggggtcatgagttcgagtcccacactgggtgtagagattacttaaataaaattatgaagcattattaaaattaaaaattattaagtatacTTTAAAATCTAAATCTAATCAAGTCTTCATATATCTATCTAACTACCAATTATATGATATATAGGGGACAGGAACATGTGAAACAATTCCACAGGGATGCAACTGACATCTGCAGGATGACTTAAATTCTTCAACAATATGtgaattgaaaggaaaaagattGGAGCCTATGGACAGGACTACTTGCACAAATAATTTTCAGGACCCAATGTAAAATGAAAGTAGGACCCCTTTCTCAAATAGCAGGATAAAGGTATAAAATATTAagctatttcctttctttggtaATCTATCTCTTGACGTTTTATGGtgttttttcatttactatttaATGTCATGCTTTCTCAGGCAAGGACATTCCCTAGGGCTCTGAGCCCCTCACAGGTGCCCAGGGACCTGCCTTGTGACTTGATGCATGTACTGGAACACGAGGCCCAGCCAGCTCTTGGGTTGCCCCTACTGTGAGGCTTGGACCAACATGTTATGCCCCATGGGGGTAGAGTGGAGTGGGGGGTGGTAAGGGAGGCACTGTCAAGCTGGCCATCTCCTTACACTGTACTCCTGGCCTAACCCACAGCAAATGGGCAATCCCCTGGGATGTGTTATGTACCTGGGTCCTGGATGGGGGTGGGCATCAAGCTGCTTTCGGAATGCATGGCAGTGCGGCTCGCTTTGGTGAGTGTGGTGCGGGGAGTCAGCGTCAGCAAACTGCAGAACCAGCCACTCTCTGAACCCATCCCTAGAAAGTAAGGAAGCAGCAGGAAGTGGACCCGCCTGTGAGCTGAGGCCCCAAGTCCCAGGCACATGCCCTATTATTCCCATTGTACTTACTTACAGAACACAAATGCAAAGATACAATGATCACTATCCAAGACAGCAAATGCAGAGCATTAAACCCCATGTGTGGCATGCTCCTGAGTGTCAGGCCTGGTGTGGCTGCATTGGTCGCACAGTTTGAAGGTGGCTCTACCtatggattaaaagaaaatttttaagaaagattttatctatttattcatgagagacagagagagagagagtgaggcagagggaaaagcagggtccccaaggagcagggaacctgatgcaggacttgatcctaggactctgggatcatgagctgagccgagggcagacacttaaacgactgagccacacaggagtccagattaaaagaaatttaagagctTCATCAACCAGTTGCAGTATATGGGTTATTTGAGGCCTGTTTTGAACAAACACTCTGGACATCAGACCATGGGGACAATTTGAATACTGATTGGATTTTTGATGATATTAAGATGTACTATTAATCCTTTAGGTGTTTTAATTTTACTGTGatcatgtttaattttaaaaagtgttcttatATTTCTAGATACATactaaatatttacagataaaatagCACGATGGTTGGGATTTGTCTTAAAATGAGAGCAGCCAGTGGGTAAGGGCATGGATGAGAAAATGACCAGGACTGGATAAGAGTTGAAGCTGGTGTTGGGTAGGAAAGTTCATTAAAATAGTCTCTACAttgttatgtttgtttatttatttatatatttatattttatttatttatcagacagagagagaccacaagcagggggagctgcaggcagagggagaagccgactcccagctgagcagggaggccgacatggggctcgatcccaggaccctggggtcatgacctgagctgaaggcagatgcttaaccatctgaggcacccaggcacccgacTCTTTTAGATACTTTTCCCTAATAAAAAGTTTCAAACAATTATAGTGTGCTTTGGGATAGACATATTTAAGTCCCACAGTTCAATTCTGGAAGATAGGAAGGGTAAGCACCATTTGtattattatgtaatttaaaaaaatgttttttaattaaaaaatactttaggggc
This window contains:
- the RPL24 gene encoding 60S ribosomal protein L24 (The RefSeq protein aligns at 98% coverage compared to this genomic sequence), with translation MKVELCSFSGYKIYPGHGRRYARTDGKVFQFLNAKCESAFLSKRNPRQINWTVLYRRKHKKGQSEEIQKKRTRRAVKFQRAITGASLADIMAKRNQKPEVRKAQREQAIRAAKEAKKAKQASKKTAMAAAKAPTKAAPKQKIVKPVKVSAPRVGGKR